CTTATAGGACAACTTATTGGTAAAGATACTAAGGGTACTCTTATTGGTGCTGGAATTGGAGCTTTAGCTGGACTTGGTTGGGGAGCTTATAGAGATAACCAAGAAAAAGAATTAAGAGAGAGATTAAAAGATACTGAAGTTGAAGTTAATAGAGAGGGAGATAATCTAAATCTTTATTTACCTGGAGGAGTAACATTTGCTACTAATAGTGCAAATATCGCTTCTAATTTCTATGCTCCATTAAACTCTATTGCATCTGTACTTGTTCAATATCCTGAAACTAGAGTTATTGTAAATGGATATACTGATAATACTGGTGCAGCTAGCTATAACCTTGATCTTTCTCAAAGAAGAGCTGCTAGTGTAAGAGATTATCTTGTATCTCAAGGAGTAGCTTCTTATAGAGTAACATCTGTTGGTCATGGTATTAATAACCCTAGAGCAACAAATAGCACTGCTGCTGGAAGAGCTGAAAATAGAAGAGTTGAGATTCAAATTCTTCCATTAAATTAATACACATGTAATTTTTTATTGACATTTTAATTTTTTTCCTTTATACTTAATCATAATAATTTTTAAAGGAGAGAAGTTATGAAATTAAGGCAAAAGCTTATTAAAATTAGAATTTAATATATTTTAATTATGGCTAGGTCTTATTTTGTAAAGATTAGAGTTTTTACTCTATGAGCATATTTTGTTAATTTAGCCAATAGTTTATCTATTGGCTTTTCTTTTGTAAAATTTACCAGCTATAATAGCTGGTTTTTTTATATTTAATTTTATTTAAAGGGGGAGTTTTTATGCAATTTTTTTCTGGAAGATTTAAAGAGAAAGCAAGTCATTTAATTTTAGATTTTCATTCATCTATCAATTTTGATAAAAGATTATATAAGTATGATATTATGGGAAGTATTGCCCATGTAAGAGGATTGGGAAAACAAGGAATAATATCTCTAGAAGATTCAAAACTTATTGAAAAAACTTTAAAAGAGATATTAAAAGATATAGAAGAGGGAAAAATTGAATTTTCTATTGAGTATGAAGATATACATATGAATATTGAAAAAATTCTTATTGATAGAATTGGAGATGTAGGAAAAAAACTTCATACTGGAAGAAGTAGAAACGACCAAGTTGCTGTGGATATGAAACTTTTTACTAAAGATGAAGTTGTAAAAGTACAAGCTTTACTTTTAGACTTATTAGAAGTTATAAGCTCTATGGCTAAGGAAAATGTATCTACATATATGCCTGGATTTACACATCTTCAAAAAGCTCAACCTGTATCTTTTGCTCACTATATTCTAGCTTATGCTGAGATGTTTAGAAGAGATTATATCAGACTTTCTAATGCTATGAAATTAGCTGATACATCTCCACTTGGGTCTGCTGCCTTAGCTGGAACTACTTATCCCCTAGATAGAGAGTTTACAGCTTTAGAATTAGGATTTACAGCTCCTACATGGAATAGTATGGACAGTGTAAGTGATAGAGATTATCTAATTGAAATTATGAATGCTTTTTCACTTATTATGGTACATCTTTCTCGTTTCTGTGAAGAGATAATTATTTTTAGTTCTAATGATTA
Above is a window of uncultured Fusobacterium sp. DNA encoding:
- a CDS encoding OmpA family protein — its product is MKNTKKIISSLLLGLTLVGCTSSPFLDETGSVNKKTSGTAGGAAAGALIGQLIGKDTKGTLIGAGIGALAGLGWGAYRDNQEKELRERLKDTEVEVNREGDNLNLYLPGGVTFATNSANIASNFYAPLNSIASVLVQYPETRVIVNGYTDNTGAASYNLDLSQRRAASVRDYLVSQGVASYRVTSVGHGINNPRATNSTAAGRAENRRVEIQILPLN
- the argH gene encoding argininosuccinate lyase is translated as MQFFSGRFKEKASHLILDFHSSINFDKRLYKYDIMGSIAHVRGLGKQGIISLEDSKLIEKTLKEILKDIEEGKIEFSIEYEDIHMNIEKILIDRIGDVGKKLHTGRSRNDQVAVDMKLFTKDEVVKVQALLLDLLEVISSMAKENVSTYMPGFTHLQKAQPVSFAHYILAYAEMFRRDYIRLSNAMKLADTSPLGSAALAGTTYPLDREFTALELGFTAPTWNSMDSVSDRDYLIEIMNAFSLIMVHLSRFCEEIIIFSSNDYGYIELSDSFSTGSSIMPQKKNPDAAELIRGKSGRVFGDLMALLTTMKGIPLAYNKDMQEDKENFFDALDTVKGCLNVFIGMFHTLTVKKDKMLLAASQGFINATDVADFLTEKGMSFRDAYKIVGSMVAYCIDNNTTFENLTLEKYKTFSKLFDKDIYEAISIKNCVEKRTTLGGPGKESVLAHIEFLDKFILESEKHVNEFKLNEIL